Proteins encoded by one window of Hafnia alvei:
- a CDS encoding helix-turn-helix transcriptional regulator gives MSTIDIHNDKFVSMQFITELTGLSDKWFYKLAQEGKFPKPVKFGRSSRWIEREVKEWLEERIRMSRSNDVSDSSDGEC, from the coding sequence ATGAGCACCATTGATATTCATAACGATAAGTTCGTCAGCATGCAGTTCATTACTGAACTGACTGGGTTATCCGATAAATGGTTTTATAAGCTTGCACAGGAAGGTAAGTTTCCAAAACCAGTGAAATTTGGCCGTAGCTCGCGCTGGATTGAACGTGAAGTAAAAGAGTGGCTGGAGGAAAGAATAAGAATGTCGAGAAGTAATGATGTTTCTGATTCCAGCGATGGAGAGTGTTAG
- a CDS encoding DNA-processing protein DprA, with protein MNVSNLLSKTAQATLLLTSYFSKATSETAKPLSNAEWGRFALWLKEKAVTPADLLESDPQTLLNGWYDSRISTDRIIELMNRGHSLALAMEKWQRAGLWVVTRSDPEYPWRLKHRLKTDSPPVLFGCGNKSLLNRGGLAVIGSRNANASDLNFTDYIGAKAAEENIAVVSGAARGVDETAMLGAMRQGGTVIGILADSLLKAATSVKWRKGLMNDHIVLISPFYPEASFYAGNAMARNKYIYCLSDSALVIHSGRKGGTISGAEENLKKGWVPLWVNPTTDIDSANADLVNKGGYWLPSDDNGLSIEDLLKNDDRSKMQLKVESQDLFSELSHPELIIEPAVKSSTQALKKERTATINEETPNLVTTENQLKGKEVVVNSVDFYRLFMTELQRLAESPFTVDKLTEVTGLNKSQVLDWLKRAEEDGLVKKLNRPTRYQLNE; from the coding sequence ATGAATGTATCTAACTTATTGTCAAAAACGGCCCAAGCGACCTTACTTCTGACTAGTTATTTTTCTAAAGCAACTAGCGAAACCGCCAAACCACTTTCCAATGCTGAATGGGGTCGTTTTGCGCTATGGTTGAAAGAAAAAGCAGTAACGCCAGCTGATTTGTTGGAGTCTGACCCTCAAACCTTACTGAATGGCTGGTATGACTCCCGTATCAGTACGGATCGGATCATTGAGTTAATGAATCGAGGACATAGTCTCGCTTTGGCTATGGAGAAATGGCAACGGGCAGGCTTGTGGGTAGTGACACGTTCTGATCCAGAATATCCATGGAGATTAAAGCATCGCCTCAAAACAGACTCTCCCCCTGTTTTATTTGGCTGTGGTAATAAATCCTTATTAAATAGAGGGGGATTGGCTGTCATTGGTTCTCGAAATGCCAATGCATCAGACCTTAATTTTACCGATTACATTGGCGCTAAAGCTGCGGAAGAAAATATAGCCGTTGTATCTGGTGCTGCCCGTGGGGTGGACGAAACAGCAATGTTAGGTGCAATGAGGCAAGGTGGAACTGTAATCGGGATTTTGGCAGATAGTTTGTTAAAAGCTGCTACTAGCGTCAAATGGCGCAAGGGTCTTATGAATGACCATATTGTACTGATATCCCCATTTTACCCTGAAGCTAGTTTCTATGCGGGAAATGCCATGGCTCGCAATAAATATATCTATTGCTTGTCGGATAGTGCATTGGTTATTCATTCTGGTCGAAAGGGGGGAACAATTAGTGGGGCAGAGGAAAATCTTAAGAAAGGATGGGTGCCACTGTGGGTCAATCCAACAACCGACATAGATTCGGCTAATGCTGATTTAGTGAACAAAGGGGGATACTGGTTACCAAGTGATGATAATGGCCTATCAATCGAGGATTTGCTAAAAAATGATGACAGATCAAAAATGCAGTTAAAAGTAGAATCCCAAGATCTTTTTTCAGAATTGTCGCATCCAGAATTGATTATTGAACCTGCAGTAAAATCTTCAACCCAAGCTCTCAAGAAAGAACGGACTGCTACTATTAATGAAGAGACTCCCAATCTAGTAACTACGGAAAACCAATTAAAGGGAAAAGAGGTAGTTGTGAATTCTGTAGATTTTTATCGGCTATTCATGACAGAATTACAACGGTTGGCCGAATCGCCATTTACAGTCGATAAATTAACAGAGGTCACAGGGTTGAATAAATCGCAAGTGCTTGATTGGTTGAAACGCGCTGAAGAAGATGGTTTGGTAAAAAAACTAAACCGCCCTACAAGGTATCAATTAAATGAATAG
- a CDS encoding GTP pyrophosphokinase family protein yields the protein MNELEFSQRWEKEQPMYKAWGDFVVSNICKKLTENTERDLNNFLKQPATPRIKEKTSLIDKAFHRKEKSYNNPYQEIEDKVGIRFVVLLTSDIDEVCEIIKNSDKWLYKTSRHYEEERLNTPLIFTYQSVHFIVTAKETFDYNGVIIDQGIPCEIQVRSLLQHAYAELTHDAIYKAKTIVEPDIHRTVAKSMALIETTDDFFCSVSKAINAASDGYAGIQRALDNLYMALTKNRPNNQKSTLLILDTFKEVIKPDTIERLHQFIEDTPELESLIQDGKKESSFFEQSVIIFVYWLIKRRKSTLEKEWPLDWRLIQKMATDLGVALERKT from the coding sequence ATGAATGAATTAGAGTTTTCGCAACGTTGGGAAAAAGAACAACCTATGTATAAAGCATGGGGGGATTTTGTCGTCTCAAATATTTGCAAAAAACTCACAGAAAATACAGAGCGAGACCTTAATAACTTTCTCAAGCAACCTGCAACACCAAGAATAAAAGAAAAGACTTCTCTAATCGATAAAGCTTTTCATCGAAAAGAAAAATCATACAATAATCCTTACCAAGAGATTGAAGATAAGGTTGGTATCAGGTTTGTCGTTTTGCTTACTTCAGACATAGATGAAGTATGTGAAATAATAAAAAATAGTGATAAATGGCTTTATAAGACATCAAGACACTACGAAGAAGAAAGACTAAATACACCGCTAATTTTCACATACCAATCCGTACATTTTATTGTAACTGCGAAAGAAACCTTTGATTATAACGGAGTTATCATTGATCAAGGTATTCCGTGTGAGATACAAGTTAGATCTTTATTACAACATGCCTATGCAGAGTTAACTCATGATGCCATATATAAAGCAAAAACTATAGTTGAGCCAGATATACATAGAACTGTAGCAAAAAGTATGGCATTAATAGAAACAACGGATGATTTTTTTTGTTCAGTCTCAAAAGCAATCAACGCAGCATCTGATGGTTACGCAGGAATTCAGCGAGCTTTAGATAATCTCTACATGGCTTTAACTAAGAATAGACCAAACAACCAAAAATCGACTTTATTAATACTAGATACATTTAAAGAAGTGATCAAACCCGACACGATAGAAAGATTACATCAATTTATAGAAGATACTCCTGAGCTCGAATCGTTAATTCAAGATGGTAAAAAAGAAAGTAGTTTCTTTGAACAAAGCGTTATTATTTTCGTTTACTGGTTAATTAAAAGGCGGAAATCTACTTTAGAAAAAGAATGGCCACTAGATTGGAGACTAATCCAAAAAATGGCCACGGATCTAGGGGTTGCGCTTGAAAGAAAAACATAA
- a CDS encoding RecQ family ATP-dependent DNA helicase produces MNRAQAQQLLQTALANPAAEFRDGQWEAIDALVNHRQKLLVVQRTGWGKSSVYFISTKIFRDREMGPTIIVSPLLALMRNQIDSAHRLGIVAETMNSTNRDDWQAVTQRVLNNKIDCLLISPERLANDIFIETVLQPIADRIALMVIDEAHCISDWGHDFRPDYRRIVNILRQLPANTPVLGTTATANNRVVDDIQTQLGDIQIYRGPLTRESLALQTMSLPDQASRLAWLAQVIPMLPGTGIIYALTVRDADQVAEWLSMHGIVAKAYHGSIEAEGFENSNAYREYLEELLLNNQLKVLVATTALGMGYDKPDLSFVIHYQAPSSIVAYYQQVGRAGRGIAHATGILMSGIEDNDIHDFFRDSAFPSEDQVNDILQVLENSDGLSLRSIEEETNLRYSQIEKVLKLLSVENPAPVIKNENRWVRTAVRYQMNHARIAHLTGQRIQEWEEIQAYLNDPGCKMAFLRRSLDDPDPTPCGKCSSCVGQPIINQIIDPALVHRAGTFLKHAEMPITPKAQVAANAFLQYGFRGNLPQQIRAQEGRVLSRWGDAGWGRLVAENKRADHFDDELVVAMAEMIQQRWQPNPAPQWICCVPSRNHLQLVPDFARRLAVCLGLPFFDVVSKIRDNQPQKGQQNRFHQCRNLDGAFEINQPLPNTSVLLVDDIVDSGWTLTVIAALLQRAGSGKVYPVALASSSVKES; encoded by the coding sequence ATGAACCGAGCGCAAGCCCAACAACTGCTGCAGACTGCTTTGGCTAACCCTGCTGCTGAATTTCGAGATGGTCAATGGGAAGCCATCGATGCATTGGTTAACCATCGTCAGAAGCTACTAGTTGTACAGCGTACCGGCTGGGGTAAGAGCTCGGTGTATTTTATTAGCACCAAAATCTTCCGCGACCGCGAGATGGGGCCTACGATTATTGTATCGCCACTGCTTGCATTAATGCGTAATCAGATTGATTCAGCGCATCGTTTGGGAATAGTTGCCGAAACAATGAATTCGACTAATAGGGATGATTGGCAGGCTGTAACTCAGCGTGTTCTCAATAACAAAATAGACTGTTTGCTCATTTCTCCAGAGCGACTAGCAAATGATATTTTTATCGAAACAGTCCTGCAGCCCATTGCCGATCGTATCGCCCTAATGGTGATTGACGAAGCACACTGTATTTCAGATTGGGGTCATGATTTTCGTCCTGATTATCGCCGTATCGTCAATATCCTTCGTCAACTGCCCGCCAACACCCCAGTACTAGGTACGACTGCAACAGCCAATAACCGAGTTGTTGACGATATCCAAACCCAGCTTGGCGATATACAAATCTACCGAGGCCCTCTAACTCGCGAAAGCCTCGCTCTTCAAACGATGTCTTTACCTGATCAGGCCTCTCGTTTAGCTTGGCTCGCCCAAGTTATTCCTATGCTACCAGGGACTGGCATTATTTATGCATTAACAGTTCGCGATGCCGACCAGGTGGCAGAATGGCTAAGCATGCACGGTATAGTTGCCAAGGCATACCACGGTAGCATTGAGGCGGAAGGTTTTGAGAACAGCAATGCTTACCGTGAGTACTTGGAAGAATTGTTACTTAACAACCAGCTTAAGGTTTTAGTAGCAACGACCGCGTTGGGTATGGGTTATGATAAACCTGATTTAAGTTTTGTAATTCATTACCAAGCTCCGAGTTCAATCGTTGCATACTACCAACAGGTAGGGCGAGCTGGGCGCGGCATTGCTCATGCAACAGGTATACTGATGTCGGGGATAGAAGATAACGACATTCACGATTTTTTCCGCGATTCTGCATTTCCATCGGAAGACCAGGTTAACGATATTCTTCAAGTGCTGGAAAATAGTGATGGTCTATCACTTCGCAGCATCGAGGAGGAAACTAACCTACGGTACAGTCAGATTGAGAAAGTACTCAAGTTACTGAGTGTAGAAAATCCGGCTCCTGTCATTAAAAATGAAAATCGTTGGGTTAGGACTGCAGTTCGCTATCAAATGAATCATGCCAGAATTGCTCATTTGACAGGACAACGTATTCAGGAATGGGAAGAGATTCAGGCGTACCTTAACGACCCTGGATGTAAAATGGCATTTCTACGCCGTTCTCTGGACGATCCCGATCCAACTCCATGTGGTAAATGCTCATCCTGTGTTGGTCAACCAATTATAAATCAAATCATTGACCCTGCTTTGGTGCATCGTGCAGGGACTTTCCTAAAACATGCAGAAATGCCGATTACTCCAAAAGCTCAGGTCGCAGCTAATGCATTTTTACAATATGGTTTCAGAGGCAATTTGCCTCAGCAGATTAGAGCGCAAGAAGGTAGAGTATTGTCTCGTTGGGGGGATGCTGGTTGGGGGCGCTTAGTAGCCGAAAATAAACGTGCGGATCATTTTGATGATGAGCTGGTGGTGGCTATGGCCGAGATGATTCAGCAGCGTTGGCAACCAAACCCAGCACCACAATGGATATGCTGTGTCCCTTCACGCAATCATCTACAATTAGTTCCTGATTTTGCTCGGCGCTTGGCAGTATGTTTGGGATTACCTTTTTTCGATGTCGTTAGCAAGATCAGAGATAACCAACCGCAAAAAGGTCAACAAAACCGTTTCCATCAATGCCGAAATCTTGACGGCGCTTTTGAGATTAATCAACCTCTCCCTAACACATCGGTTTTACTTGTAGATGACATTGTAGATTCAGGCTGGACGCTAACTGTCATCGCAGCACTCCTACAACGAGCAGGTAGTGGTAAAGTATACCCTGTGGCACTTGCTTCATCTTCGGTAAAAGAATCATGA
- a CDS encoding inovirus Gp2 family protein has protein sequence MINTYNLDMRHAPFNDRYLQRLSGVIFNAVREHPRTTAIRIDLHLPDYKDNEDSLTCIVNINQGLMSRFIEALDARIQAFLKHKAQTGIRTYPCHLRYAWVKEKADSDKPHWHVVLFVNKDTFKGPGDYNGRTRNLASMIQASWSSALNLPLAIEYLTLVHFPNNPCYYLNSNKAAVFPDSYDDLMFRLSYMAKERTKVYSKTERSFGCSQS, from the coding sequence ATGATTAATACATACAATCTGGATATGCGCCATGCACCCTTTAACGATCGCTATCTGCAACGATTATCTGGTGTGATATTTAATGCGGTACGTGAGCATCCACGAACAACGGCTATTAGAATTGATCTTCACTTACCTGATTACAAAGACAATGAAGACAGTTTAACTTGTATTGTAAATATTAATCAGGGATTGATGTCCCGCTTTATTGAGGCGTTGGATGCCCGTATCCAGGCATTCCTGAAACATAAAGCACAAACAGGTATAAGAACTTATCCCTGTCACTTACGTTATGCGTGGGTGAAAGAGAAGGCTGACAGTGATAAACCGCACTGGCACGTTGTGTTGTTTGTCAATAAAGATACGTTTAAAGGACCGGGTGATTATAACGGAAGAACTCGTAATCTGGCCTCAATGATCCAAGCTTCATGGAGTAGTGCATTAAATCTTCCCTTAGCCATTGAATATTTAACATTGGTTCACTTCCCCAATAACCCTTGTTATTACTTGAATTCAAACAAAGCAGCGGTGTTTCCGGACTCGTATGATGATTTAATGTTTCGCCTGAGTTATATGGCGAAAGAGCGTACAAAAGTGTACAGCAAAACGGAGCGATCATTTGGTTGCAGCCAATCATAA